The Amaranthus tricolor cultivar Red isolate AtriRed21 chromosome 6, ASM2621246v1, whole genome shotgun sequence genome has a segment encoding these proteins:
- the LOC130815533 gene encoding kinesin-like protein KIN-7B, with amino-acid sequence MGEPKTPLSKIRTIPSCTPGGTKVLEEKIQVMVRVRPLSSKEQAMYDLIALECPDDHTVIFKNPNDEKPSSSFTFDKVFSPTCVTARVYEGGAKDVALSALSGINATIFAYGQTSSGKTYTMRGITEYAVEDIYHYMQNHAERDFTLKMSALEIYNETVVDLLNRSSGPLRLLDDPEKGTIVEKLVEEVVKDSQHLKHLIGVCEAQRQVGETALNDKSSRSHQIVRLTIESRIKEKSGRVKSFVASLNLVDLAGSERASQTKSVGMRLKEGSHINRSLLTLTQVIRKLSGGKRTGHIPYRESKLTRILQSSLGGNARTAIICTLSPALSHVEQSRNTLSFATSAKEVTNTTRVNVVVTDQQLVKHLQQEVARLEAELRSPQPSSSSALKALLIEKNMKIQKMEREMRELKRQRDIAESQLELERSARKENKESDYSSSSHQVRKCLDYPSETTSSKVTPDARERNKAARHSMLRQSVPSNDPSFLVHEIRKLEMLQRQLGEEANKALDILQKEVACNRLGQQDAAENVAKLLSEIKNMQLVNSISEEIIVKDRADLKEEICRLNTQGQTIESLEKKLENVQNSVERLVCALGKGNELAPDSRTQSKRKKGIPFNLSNSPTMSNFIRAPCSPLSSSRRVMDEIGNTIVDSKSNLPTIDSLTNSCRSTPMKDDQVGYSRSSRENNTPSRQKSHSINVKKMQQKFNNALEESARNIRAYVTELKERVAKLQYQKQLLVCQVLELEAGEGTISSQDGVNQSPFSWVSIFEEQRKQIIMLWHLCHVSLVHRTQFFLLFKGDPADHIYMEVELRRLTWLEQHLSDLGNASPALLSDEPASYVSSSIRALKQERENLAKRVSSRLSPEEREALYCKWDIPPEGKQKRRLQLVNKLWTDPHNMQHVQESAEIVAKLVGFCESDEKLTREMFELNFKSPCDKKTWIGWNLISNLLHL; translated from the exons ATGGGAGAGCCCAAGACTCCATTATCAAAGATCAGAACCATCCCATCATGCACTCCTGGGGGCACGAAAGTTCTAGAAGAAAAGATACAAGTAATGGTTCGAGTTCGGCCATTGAGTTCAAAAGAGCAGGCAATGTATGATTTGATTGCCTTAGAATGCCCAGATGACCATACAGTGATCTTCAAGAATCCCAATGATGAAAAGCCTTCCTCCTCTTTTACTTTTG ATAAAGTTTTTAGTCCAACTTGTGTGACGGCGAGGGTTTACGAAGGAGGGGCTAAGGATGTGGCCTTATCAGCTCTTAGTGGGATTAATG CAACAATTTTCGCTTATGGGCAGACTAGTAGTGGTAAAACATATACTATGAGAGGAATTACTGAATATGCAGTTGAAGACATATATCACTATATGCAAAAT CATGCTGAAAGGGATTTTACATTGAAAATGTCGGCTTTGGAGATTTACAATGAGACAGTAGTCGACCTTTTAAATAGGAGTTCTGGTCCGCTTCGACTTTTGGATGATCCAGAG AAAGGAACCATTGTTGAAAAGTTGGTTGAAGAAGTTGTAAAAGATAGTCAACATTTGAAGCATTTAATTGGAGTATGTGAAG CTCAAAGGCAAGTAGGGGAAACTGCTTTGAATGATAAAAGTTCAAGATCACATCAGATTGTGAGACTG ACCATTGAGAGTCGCATCAAGGAAAAGTCCGGACGTGTAAAGTCCTTCGTAGCAAGCTTG AATCTCGTCGACCTTGCTGGGAGTGAGCGTGCCTCTCAAACCAAAAGTGTCGGTATGCGATTAAAAGAGGGAAGTCATATAAACCGCAGCTTGTTAACACTCACTCAGGTTATCAGAAAACTGAG TGGTGGAAAAAGAACAGGTCATATACCATACCGAGAATCAAAACTTACTCGAATTTTGCAGTCTTCGCTTGGAGGAAATGCACGAACTGCAATTATCTGTACCTTAAGTCCAGCACTGAGTCACGTTGAACAATCACGCAATACATTGTCGTTTGCAACAAGTGCAAAGGAAGTTACTAACACTACTAGAGTGAATGTG GTTGTAACAGACCAACAATTGGTTAAGCATTTACAACAGGAAGTTGCTAGATTGGAGGCAGAGCTGAGAAGTCCGCAACCTTCCTCTTCATCAGCCTTAAAAGCTTTGCTAATCGAGAAAAACATGAAGATTCAGAAG ATGGAGAGGGAAATGAGAGAACTCAAGCGACAAAGAGATATTGCCGAGTCTCAGCTTGAGCTGGAAAGAAGCGCACGCAAAGAAAACAAG GAATCGGACTATTCGAGCTCATCTCATCAAGTGAGAAAGTGTCTGGATTATCCATCCGAGACAACTTCTAGCAAGGTGACTCCTGATGCCCGGGAAAGAAACAAAGCTGCAAGGCATTCAATGCTTAGGCAGTCAGTTCCATCCAATGATCCTTCTTTCTTAGTGCATGAAATCAGGAAGCTTGAAATGCTGCAAAGACAGCTTGGCGAAGAAGCAAATAAAGCTCTTGATATACTCCAAAAGGAAGTTGCATGTAACAGACTGGGACAGCAAGATGCTGCCGAAAATGTGGCCAAGCTACTGTCTGAGATAAAAAATATGCAATTAGTTAACTCGATTTCTGAAGAGATCATTGTTAAGGATAGAGCTGACCTAAAGGAGGAAATATGTCGATTGAATACCCAAGGACAGACGATTGAATCCTTAGAAAAGAAGCTTGAGAACGTCCAGAATTCTGTGGAGAGGTTGGTTTGTGCCTTAGGAAAAGGTAATGAGCTTGCTCCAGATTCGAGGACACAATCAAAAAGAAAGAAGGGCATTCCATTTAACCTAAGCAATAGCCCAACCATGTCAAACTTCATAAGGGCCCCATGTTCTCCACTTTCTTCTTCCCGGAGAGTGATGGATGAGATTGGTAATACGATTGTAGACTCTAAAAGTAATTTGCCGACAATTGATAGTTTGACAAATTCCTGCAGAAGCACCCCTATGAAGGATGATCAAGTTGGTTATTCTCGATCTTCTAGGGAGAATAATACTCCATCAAGACAGAAATCCCACTCGATTAATGTGAAAAAAATGCAGCAGAAGTTCAATAATGCACTCGAGGAGAGTGCACGCAACATAAGAGCTTATGTGACTGAGTTGAAGGAAAGAGTAGCTAAGCTTCAGTATCAAAAGCAGCTGCTGGTTTGTCAG GTACTAGAACTGGAGGCAGGTGAGGGAACTATTAGTTCGCAAGATGGTGTCAATCAATCCCCATTTTCTTGGGTGTCGATCTTCGAGGAACAAAGAAAGCAGATAATCATGCTATGGCACCTTTGCCATGTCTCATTGGTGCACAGAACTCAATTTTTCCTGTTATTCAAAGGTGATCCTGCTGATCATATATACATGGAAGTCGAGCTTCGAAGATTAACATGGTTAGAACAACACTTATCAGACCTTGGAAATGCTAGCCCTGCACTCTTAAGTGATGAACCAGCCTCCTATGTTTCTTCAAG CATTCGGGCTCTTAAACAAGAACGGGAAAATTTGGCGAAGCGAGTGAGTTCAAGACTATCACCTGAGGAAAGGGAAGCATTGTACTGTAAATGGGATATCCCACCTGAAGGGAAACAAAAGAGAAGATTGCAGTTGGTGAACAAATTGTGGACTGATCCTCACAATATGCAACATGTACAAGAAAGTGCAGAGATTGTTGCAAAGTTAGTTGGGTTTTGTGAATCTGATGAGAAACTAACAAGGGAGATGTTTGAGCTTAATTTCAAGTCTCCTTGTGATAAGAAGACATGGATAGGGTGGAACTTGATATCAAATCTTTTGCAtctgtaa